A window of Pristis pectinata isolate sPriPec2 chromosome 33, sPriPec2.1.pri, whole genome shotgun sequence contains these coding sequences:
- the LOC127585597 gene encoding dentin sialophosphoprotein-like isoform X1: MKVLLFLALLGLLAVGHCRHISHALARRSADSDSDEWNGNGGDSDDNNGYGYGSRYGNGYGYGNGYGNGYGYGNGYGHGHGYGYDNGYNNGYGNGYGNGYGNGYGNGYGNGYGDDSSDSEDNGYGDDSGDSDSNEPNGNGAANGHGNGVGNGDWNGNGYGAGTGHGNGNGNGNGDWNGNGNGNGDWNGNGDWNGNGNGNGDWNGNGDWNGNGNGNGDWNGNGHDNGNGHGNGNGDWNGNGHDNGNGHGNGDGNGHGNGGGNGHGNGIENGAANGIMNGNGKGNGNGGTGEADSSDSSDSSDSSDSSDSSDSSDSSDSSDSSDSDDSSDSSDSSDSSDSDDSSDSSDSSDSSDSSDSSDSDDSSDSSDSGDSSDSSDSDDSSDSSDSGDSSDSSDSDDSSDSSDSSDSSDSSDSSDSDDSSDSSDSGDSSDSSDSDDSSDSSDSDDSSDSSDSGDSSDSSDSDDSSDSGDSSDSSDSSDSSDSSDSSDSDDSSDSSDSKDSSESGDSSESSDSSDSSDSNGSSDSSDSSESDSSDSSDSSDSSDSSDSSDSSNSGKAKKGKQSGGKN; this comes from the exons ATGAAGGTTTTGCTCTTCCTCGCCCTGCTGGGGCTGCTGGCTGTGGGCCACTGTAGAC ACATCAGCCATGCTTTGGCACGGCGCAGCGCTGATAGTGACAGCGATGAGTGGAACGGAAATGGCGGTGACAGTGATGACAACAATGGGTACGGATACGGCAGCAGATACGGCAATGGTTACGGGTACGGCAATGGCTACGGCAACGGCTATGGCTACGGCAACGGCTATGGCCACGGCCACGGCTATGGCTACGACAATGGCTACAACAACGGGTACGGCAACGGGTACGGCAACGGGTACGGCAACGGGTACGGCAACGGATACGGCAATGGGTACGGTGATGACAGCAGCGACAGTGAAGACAACGGCTACGGTGACGACAGCGGAGACAGTGACAGCAACG AGCCCAATGGGAATGGGGCTGCAAATGGACATGGCAATGGAGTCGGAAACGGAGACTGGAATGGAAATGGGTACGGTGCTGGGACCGGCCACGGGAACGGCAACGGCAACGGCAACGGAGACTGGAACGGGAACGGAAACGGGAACGGAGACTGGAACGGGAACGGAGACTGGAACGGGAACGGAAACGGGAACGGAGACTGGAACGGGAACGGAGACTGGAACGGGAACGGAAACGGGAACGGAGACTGGAACGGGAACGGACACGACAATGGGAACGGGCACGGAAACGGGAACGGAGACTGGAACGGGAACGGACACGACAATGGGAACGGGCACGGAAACGGAGACGGCAACGGGCACGGAAACGGAGGCGGGAACGGACACGGAAACGGAATCGAGAATGGAGCTGCCAACGGAATTATGAACGGAAACGGAAAAGGCAATGGGAACGGAG GCACTGGAGAGGCTGATTCTAGTGATTCCAGTGATAGCAGCGATTCCAGTGATAGCAGCGATTCCAGTGACTCCAGTGACTCCAGTGATTCCAGCGACAGCAGTGATTCTGACGACTCCAGTGATAGCAGTGATTCGAGTGACAGCAGTGACTCTGATGACTCCAGTGATAGCAGCGATTCCAGTGACTCCAGTGATTCCAGTGACAGCAGTGACTCTGATGACTCCAGTGACAGCAGTGATTCTGGCGACTCAAGTGACAGCAGTGACTCTGATGACTCCAGTGACAGCAGTGATTCTGGCGACTCAAGTGACAGCAGTGACTCTGATGACTCCAGTGATAGCAGCGATTCCAGTGACTCCAGTGATTCCAGTGACAGCAGTGACTCTGATGACTCCAGTGACAGCAGTGATTCTGGTGACTCAAGTGATAGCAGTGACTCTGATGACTCCAGCGATAGCAGTGACTCTGATGACTCCAGTGATAGCAGTGATTCTGGCGACTCAAGTGATAGCAGTGATTCGGAtgactccagtgattctggtGATAGTAGTGACTCCAGTGACAGCAGTGACTCCAGTGATTCCAGCGACTCTAGTGATTCTGATGACAGCAGTGATTCCAGTGACAGCAAAGATTCAAGTGAATCCGGTGACTCAAGTGAAAGCAGTGACTCAAGTGATTCAAGTGACTCAAATGGTTCCAGTGACTCCAGCGATAGCAGTGAATCTGATTCCAGTGATTCCAGTGATTCCAGTGACTCCAGTGACTCCAGTGACTCCAGTGACAGTAGTAATTCAG